In Dehalococcoidia bacterium, one DNA window encodes the following:
- the rplU gene encoding 50S ribosomal protein L21, with the protein MYAIIRSGGKQYRVEQGSVIDVERLPAAEGETVEFGVLLLNDDGRVGVGEQATTGAKVIAEVVSHGRGPKVTVFKYKAKTRYRRKTGHRQGYTRLAIKEILPADAQTAEKKASRPRARRAKTEAKAEPAAEA; encoded by the coding sequence ATTTACGCCATAATCCGTAGCGGCGGCAAGCAGTACCGCGTGGAGCAGGGCAGCGTCATCGACGTCGAGCGGCTGCCGGCAGCCGAAGGCGAGACGGTGGAGTTTGGCGTGCTCCTGCTGAACGACGACGGTCGGGTCGGCGTAGGGGAGCAGGCCACCACGGGCGCTAAGGTCATCGCCGAGGTCGTCTCGCACGGCCGCGGCCCCAAAGTGACCGTCTTCAAGTACAAGGCGAAGACGCGCTACCGGCGGAAGACGGGCCACCGCCAGGGGTACACTCGCCTAGCGATAAAGGAGATACTGCCCGCCGACGCTCAGACGGCAGAAAAGAAGGCTTCACGGCCGCGCGCCCGCAGGGCCAAAACGGAGGCGAAAGCGGAGCCGGCGGCGGAAGCATAG
- a CDS encoding glycosyltransferase family 39 protein — MSQPVLRPAASRVSALSARKRAFADALLDLLSSRQALLLAGVFALAFLVRLVFIVLVDPDPQAGIPDDSLFYDSTASWLAEGRGYIHLHGEPTAHWPPGYSMILAVIYKLLGHHVFLGKMLNVFAGAATSIAVYFLGAKVFDRRVGLLGALLLAFFPSQVFGATLLMTEVIWGLAVTLLLLLVIGLTIERPTLGRVALTGLVIGILSMIRGETVLLALALVPVWAVAQESWPAGLRFGAVALAATGVALLPWTVRNWVQLGYPIVVSAGSAENLIAGHWEGADGLGNFVPVIAVQKEYEDVRPPEREVKVYREQTRRAIEYALNHPADELRLIPQKLFHFYRDDSRPLLWIQAKGDLLSAASEARLRDLANTYYLAVLAAAVAGAPLWLRRVDPKRLLLIMLVAYYSFLFGFVFIGEPRFHSALIPVFCILAAVFFVRAGERVWDRLKSGSKTGPGGAGESGAD; from the coding sequence ATGTCGCAGCCTGTCTTGCGGCCGGCGGCCTCTCGTGTCTCGGCCCTGTCCGCCCGAAAGCGGGCCTTCGCCGACGCGCTCCTCGACCTCCTGTCGTCCCGACAGGCGCTGCTTCTGGCAGGCGTCTTTGCCCTCGCCTTCCTCGTCCGCCTGGTCTTCATCGTGCTCGTCGACCCCGACCCGCAGGCCGGCATCCCCGACGACAGCCTGTTCTACGACAGCACCGCCTCCTGGCTGGCGGAAGGCAGGGGCTACATTCACCTGCACGGCGAGCCGACTGCCCACTGGCCCCCCGGCTACTCCATGATCCTCGCTGTCATCTACAAGCTCTTGGGGCACCACGTTTTCCTGGGGAAGATGCTGAACGTCTTCGCCGGCGCCGCCACCTCCATCGCGGTCTACTTCCTCGGCGCGAAGGTGTTCGACCGGCGAGTGGGCCTCCTCGGCGCCCTTCTGTTGGCGTTCTTCCCGAGCCAGGTCTTCGGCGCCACCCTGCTGATGACGGAAGTCATCTGGGGGCTGGCCGTCACGCTTCTCCTGCTGCTGGTCATAGGGCTCACCATCGAGAGGCCCACCCTCGGGCGCGTTGCCTTGACCGGCCTCGTCATCGGCATTCTATCGATGATCAGGGGGGAGACCGTCCTCCTCGCGTTGGCCTTGGTCCCGGTGTGGGCCGTCGCGCAGGAATCTTGGCCGGCCGGCCTGCGCTTCGGCGCCGTCGCCCTCGCCGCCACCGGCGTCGCGCTCCTGCCCTGGACGGTGCGGAACTGGGTGCAACTGGGTTATCCTATCGTTGTCTCCGCCGGTTCCGCCGAGAACCTCATCGCCGGCCACTGGGAAGGGGCCGACGGCCTGGGGAACTTCGTCCCCGTGATCGCCGTCCAGAAGGAGTACGAGGACGTTAGGCCGCCGGAACGGGAGGTAAAGGTGTACCGCGAGCAGACCCGTCGCGCCATCGAGTACGCATTAAATCATCCCGCCGACGAGTTAAGGCTGATACCGCAGAAGCTCTTCCACTTCTACCGCGACGACAGCCGTCCTCTCCTCTGGATACAGGCGAAGGGCGATCTGCTGAGCGCGGCGTCGGAGGCCCGCCTGCGCGATCTCGCGAACACATACTATCTCGCCGTGCTGGCCGCCGCCGTCGCGGGCGCTCCCCTGTGGTTGCGCCGCGTCGACCCCAAACGCCTGCTTCTTATCATGCTCGTCGCGTACTACTCGTTCCTCTTCGGATTCGTGTTCATCGGCGAGCCGCGGTTCCACTCCGCCCTGATACCGGTGTTTTGCATTCTTGCCGCTGTCTTCTTCGTCCGCGCCGGTGAGCGCGTGTGGGACCGGCTGAAGAGCGGATCGAAAACGGGGCCTGGCGGCGCCGGCGAAAGCGGGGCGGACTGA
- the rpmE gene encoding 50S ribosomal protein L31, whose amino-acid sequence MKKGIHPEYVEATVHCACGNTFTTRSTKKDLRVEVCSRCHPFFTGEQRIVDTAGRVERFKRRYGIK is encoded by the coding sequence ATGAAGAAGGGAATACACCCGGAGTACGTGGAGGCGACGGTGCACTGCGCCTGCGGCAACACCTTCACCACCCGCTCAACGAAGAAGGACCTGCGGGTGGAGGTGTGCAGCCGCTGCCATCCGTTCTTCACGGGCGAGCAGCGGATAGTGGACACCGCGGGACGGGTCGAGCGCTTCAAGCGACGCTACGGAATCAAGTAG
- the ftsH gene encoding ATP-dependent zinc metalloprotease FtsH — protein MGSRWMRNTFVYLLIVVAVVAIVWSFLGTRPSTTENKDLGEVITLARQGKVESIEVDGDSLTVHLQGDSQTYKSRKESGSNIYQVFHDAGVTPDQLENIEIKVKEPSRWGNWLPLLLNFLPFIIFGAILIFMLRQAQGSNSQAMSFGKSRARMFSGNKPTVTFSDVAGVDEAKEELQEVVEFLKYPEKFASLGARIPHGVLLVGPPGTGKTLLGKAVAGEAGVPFFSISGSEFVEMFVGVGASRVRDLFDQAKRNAPCIVFVDEIDAVGRQRGAGLGGSHDEREQTLNQILVEMDGFDTSTNIIVLAATNRPDILDPALLRPGRFDRHVILDRPDIKGRKAILEVHVRGKPLDKSVDLTVLAKQTPGFSGADLMNLVNEAALLAARRNKKRLGMPEFNEAVDRVIAGPERKSRVISPKEKEIIAYHEAGHALVARKLPNADPVFKVTIVSRGMSGGFTRFLPEEDRNLRTRSQFQDTLAATLGGHVAEEIALGEMTTGPQSDIEQATKIARQMVMQWGMSERLGPRTFGRKEELVFLGREIAEQRNYSEKVAEEIDEEVRRIIDHAYQQAKKILTENRGKLDQIAKRLMEVETLEGEELEHVFEAPLDEVFPPVEVPGEEPKAEPPEEPKEEEPAAEPQVGKPGLVWGSQ, from the coding sequence ATGGGCTCTCGCTGGATGCGTAATACATTTGTCTACCTCCTCATCGTCGTCGCTGTCGTAGCGATTGTCTGGTCTTTCCTCGGAACGCGTCCCTCGACTACCGAGAACAAAGACCTCGGCGAAGTCATTACGCTCGCCCGCCAGGGAAAGGTCGAGAGCATAGAGGTCGACGGCGATTCACTTACCGTTCACCTGCAAGGGGACTCCCAGACGTACAAGTCGCGCAAGGAATCGGGGTCGAACATCTACCAGGTGTTCCACGATGCAGGCGTCACCCCTGACCAGCTTGAGAACATCGAAATCAAGGTGAAGGAGCCGAGCCGCTGGGGCAACTGGCTTCCCCTCCTGCTGAACTTCCTGCCGTTCATCATCTTCGGCGCGATCCTCATATTCATGCTCAGACAGGCGCAGGGCTCGAACTCCCAGGCGATGAGCTTCGGGAAGAGCCGCGCCCGCATGTTCTCCGGAAACAAGCCGACGGTGACCTTCAGCGACGTGGCCGGGGTAGACGAGGCGAAAGAGGAGCTGCAGGAGGTCGTCGAGTTTCTGAAGTACCCGGAGAAGTTTGCCTCGCTTGGAGCGCGCATACCCCACGGTGTGCTCCTCGTCGGGCCGCCCGGCACGGGCAAGACTTTGCTGGGGAAGGCCGTCGCCGGCGAGGCGGGCGTCCCATTCTTCTCGATCAGCGGCTCCGAGTTCGTCGAGATGTTCGTCGGCGTGGGAGCGTCGCGGGTGCGCGACTTGTTCGACCAGGCGAAGCGCAACGCCCCCTGCATCGTCTTCGTCGACGAAATCGACGCCGTCGGCCGGCAGCGTGGCGCGGGCCTCGGCGGCAGCCACGACGAGCGCGAGCAGACCCTCAACCAGATACTCGTAGAGATGGACGGCTTCGACACCAGCACCAACATCATCGTGCTTGCCGCCACCAACCGCCCCGACATCCTCGACCCCGCGCTACTCCGTCCGGGCAGGTTCGACCGGCACGTGATCCTCGACCGGCCGGACATCAAGGGCCGCAAGGCGATCCTCGAGGTGCATGTCAGGGGCAAGCCGCTCGACAAGAGCGTCGACCTGACGGTGCTGGCGAAGCAGACGCCCGGCTTCTCGGGCGCCGACCTCATGAACCTGGTGAACGAGGCGGCCCTGCTCGCCGCCCGCCGCAACAAGAAGCGGCTGGGCATGCCCGAGTTCAACGAGGCGGTCGACCGCGTCATCGCCGGGCCGGAGCGCAAGAGCAGGGTCATCAGCCCCAAGGAGAAGGAGATAATCGCCTACCACGAGGCGGGCCACGCCCTCGTCGCGCGCAAGCTTCCCAACGCCGACCCCGTGTTCAAGGTCACCATCGTGTCCAGGGGCATGTCCGGCGGCTTCACCCGCTTCCTCCCTGAAGAGGACCGCAACCTGCGGACGCGGTCGCAGTTCCAGGACACGCTGGCCGCGACCCTCGGCGGGCACGTGGCGGAAGAGATCGCCCTCGGCGAGATGACGACCGGCCCCCAGAGCGACATCGAGCAGGCGACAAAGATCGCGCGGCAGATGGTCATGCAATGGGGCATGAGCGAGCGCCTGGGGCCGCGCACATTCGGGCGGAAAGAAGAGCTCGTCTTCCTCGGACGGGAGATCGCCGAGCAGCGCAACTACAGCGAAAAGGTCGCCGAAGAGATCGACGAAGAGGTCCGGCGCATCATCGATCACGCTTACCAGCAGGCAAAAAAGATACTGACGGAGAACCGCGGCAAACTCGACCAGATCGCCAAACGCCTCATGGAGGTGGAGACGCTGGAGGGCGAGGAGCTGGAGCACGTCTTCGAGGCGCCCCTGGACGAGGTGTTCCCACCGGTCGAGGTGCCGGGAGAGGAGCCGAAGGCGGAGCCGCCGGAGGAGCCGAAGGAAGAGGAGCCCGCCGCGGAGCCGCAGGTCGGCAAGCCGGGGCTCGTCTGGGGCAGTCAGTAA
- a CDS encoding DUF1385 domain-containing protein → MGQTDSGSNADAGTGRAAGEAQPPRGGASLPHYGGQAVIEGVMMRGARHMAIAVREPGGGIRVKSEPLTGLYVGRLRSVPLVRGTIVLWETLTLGMRALVFSTEVAAGVEEEEEPSKAYIWGVIGVALALATAVFFVGPVLLTGWLESQLGNATLVVFIEGVLRLLLLLAYIWLIGFLPDIRRVFAYHGAEHRTINAWEAGAPLEVDSVMRFGNAHTRCGTGFLLTVAVVSLVVFVFLGMPTWWWRITSRVVLIPVIAAVSYEIIRFSAAFWRFRVVRWLFSPGIALQSLTTRDPDSAQVEVAIASLQAVLAGDAAGSAGEPAARGSPATVDPAS, encoded by the coding sequence ATGGGACAGACGGACAGCGGCTCCAACGCAGACGCCGGCACCGGACGGGCCGCCGGCGAGGCGCAGCCTCCGCGCGGGGGCGCCTCGCTGCCGCACTACGGGGGCCAGGCCGTCATCGAAGGGGTGATGATGCGCGGCGCCCGTCACATGGCGATCGCCGTGCGCGAGCCGGGAGGCGGCATCAGGGTCAAATCGGAGCCGCTGACGGGGCTCTACGTGGGACGCCTGCGGAGCGTGCCCCTGGTGCGGGGGACGATCGTCCTCTGGGAGACGCTGACGCTGGGGATGCGCGCCCTCGTCTTCTCGACGGAGGTGGCGGCGGGGGTGGAGGAAGAGGAGGAGCCGAGCAAGGCCTACATCTGGGGCGTCATCGGCGTGGCGCTGGCGCTTGCCACCGCCGTCTTCTTCGTCGGGCCGGTGCTGCTGACGGGCTGGCTCGAATCGCAGCTCGGGAACGCGACGCTCGTCGTCTTCATCGAGGGTGTGCTGCGGTTGTTGCTGCTGCTGGCGTACATCTGGCTCATCGGCTTCCTGCCCGACATCAGGCGCGTGTTCGCTTATCACGGCGCGGAGCACCGGACGATAAACGCCTGGGAGGCGGGCGCGCCCCTCGAGGTGGACTCGGTGATGCGGTTCGGCAATGCGCACACGCGTTGCGGCACGGGCTTCCTGCTGACGGTGGCGGTGGTATCGCTCGTCGTCTTCGTCTTCCTGGGGATGCCGACGTGGTGGTGGCGGATTACCTCGCGGGTAGTGCTGATACCGGTGATAGCCGCCGTCAGCTACGAGATCATCCGTTTCTCGGCGGCGTTCTGGCGTTTTCGGGTGGTGCGCTGGCTGTTCAGTCCCGGCATCGCCCTGCAATCGCTGACGACGCGCGACCCCGACAGCGCGCAGGTGGAGGTGGCGATCGCTTCGCTGCAAGCCGTGCTGGCAGGCGATGCGGCGGGGTCTGCCGGCGAGCCCGCCGCTCGAGGCAGCCCCGCCACGGTCGACCCCGCGTCGTAA
- a CDS encoding class I SAM-dependent methyltransferase, with protein sequence MGPAEERIENGAWRRRRKRGGLMRRIDKRLMAKLAQEHGHDDTPIVYHDRRWLVRELFWRSHDSLLSLSRPPARRRVLDFGGGNGVLLPTLAPRFDEVVCVDLHARMAREVVRLFELPNVNIMEGDIFQLKLPDGHFDTIVAASVLEHIRDLPPLAAEIARLLAPGGELLVNVPSENRFYELGRRVFRYTKPPDHYHDAGYVTDTLRSHLRLDKKRHFPVNLAPLSVFCLLRFIR encoded by the coding sequence GTGGGACCGGCTGAAGAGCGGATCGAAAACGGGGCCTGGCGGCGCCGGCGAAAGCGGGGCGGACTGATGCGGCGCATCGACAAGCGCCTGATGGCGAAGCTGGCCCAGGAGCACGGCCACGACGATACCCCCATCGTCTACCACGACCGCCGGTGGCTGGTGCGCGAGCTCTTCTGGCGCAGCCATGACAGCCTGCTCTCCCTTTCGCGCCCTCCCGCCAGACGCCGCGTCCTCGATTTCGGCGGCGGCAACGGCGTCCTCCTGCCCACGCTGGCGCCCCGCTTCGACGAGGTCGTCTGCGTGGACCTTCACGCCCGCATGGCGCGGGAGGTCGTCCGGCTGTTCGAGCTGCCGAACGTAAACATCATGGAAGGCGACATCTTCCAGTTAAAGCTGCCGGACGGCCACTTCGATACGATTGTCGCCGCATCGGTGCTGGAGCATATCCGGGACCTGCCGCCGCTTGCCGCTGAGATCGCCCGCCTGCTCGCGCCCGGCGGCGAGCTCCTTGTGAACGTGCCCTCCGAGAACCGTTTCTACGAGCTGGGGCGCCGCGTCTTCCGCTACACCAAGCCGCCCGACCATTACCACGACGCCGGCTACGTGACCGACACGCTCCGCTCCCACCTCCGTCTCGACAAGAAGCGCCACTTTCCCGTCAATCTCGCGCCCCTCTCCGTCTTCTGTCTCCTGCGCTTCATCAGATAA
- the rpmA gene encoding 50S ribosomal protein L27 — MAHKKGMGSSRNNRDSQGQRLGLKRYDGEVVLPGTIIIRQRGTRFHPGRNVGLGRDFTIYSLIQGRVKFEPYAKGGRKQVSVYAEQEQNS; from the coding sequence ATGGCACACAAGAAAGGAATGGGAAGCTCTCGCAACAACCGCGACAGCCAGGGCCAGCGCCTCGGTCTGAAGCGGTACGACGGCGAGGTCGTCCTTCCCGGCACGATAATCATCAGGCAGCGCGGGACCCGTTTTCACCCCGGCCGCAACGTGGGGCTGGGCAGGGACTTCACCATCTACTCGCTCATCCAGGGCAGGGTAAAGTTCGAGCCGTACGCGAAGGGCGGCCGCAAGCAGGTCAGCGTCTACGCCGAACAGGAACAGAACTCATGA
- a CDS encoding glycosyltransferase family 39 protein has translation MTWLRRWVFNPYSIALLLVLLLAVGLRVWWISYVDVDPEDGRLDDTLFYDRAADALAEGRGYVHLHGYPTAQWPPGYPFILAGIYKAFGHTVFGAKMLNVFAGAATCLLIYALGARLLNRKAGLLGALIFALFPSAVQFTALVATESIFPVIMLLLILLAISFGRQQNVSPLKLLALGALAGLASLVRSEAPVLLAMIFIAWIATRFSWRRFFGHGALMAVGAVAVIAPWTVRNALVMDAFIPISSGAGHTFLTGHREDPYDPLAIFPEAKLQEKYNYLPPPEREVKVEREAMKEGLEYMWGHPTEELQHLGEKFRQFYTDDSDALRWINGKPEPLPLPPDEYNNWRIITDRYYYAVLALFVISIPFWISFRDYNRLLVVLVIVGWNAAHLIFFPGPRYHAPLVPLFSLFAAYLLVLTLQGLFRLLRPVGRKPALALQRLFERLRLTRRTEAAG, from the coding sequence ATGACCTGGCTCAGACGGTGGGTGTTCAATCCCTACTCCATCGCCCTGCTGTTGGTGCTCCTGCTCGCCGTTGGCCTGCGGGTATGGTGGATCAGCTACGTCGACGTCGACCCGGAGGACGGCCGGCTCGACGATACCCTCTTCTACGACCGCGCCGCCGACGCGCTCGCCGAAGGCCGGGGCTACGTCCACCTTCACGGCTACCCCACAGCGCAGTGGCCGCCCGGCTATCCGTTCATCCTCGCCGGCATCTATAAAGCGTTCGGCCACACCGTCTTCGGCGCCAAGATGCTGAACGTGTTCGCCGGCGCTGCGACGTGCCTGCTCATATACGCGCTCGGCGCGCGACTCTTGAATCGAAAGGCGGGGCTGCTCGGCGCGCTCATCTTCGCGCTCTTCCCTTCCGCTGTCCAGTTCACCGCCCTCGTCGCAACCGAAAGCATCTTCCCCGTCATCATGTTGCTCCTCATTCTGCTGGCCATCAGCTTCGGACGGCAGCAGAATGTCTCGCCCCTCAAGCTGCTCGCCCTTGGCGCTCTCGCGGGCTTGGCCAGCCTCGTCCGCTCGGAGGCGCCCGTCCTCCTGGCGATGATATTCATAGCGTGGATCGCCACCCGCTTTTCCTGGCGACGCTTCTTCGGGCACGGCGCTCTCATGGCCGTCGGCGCCGTCGCCGTGATCGCTCCCTGGACGGTGAGGAATGCCCTCGTGATGGACGCCTTCATTCCCATATCGAGCGGCGCGGGACACACCTTCCTCACCGGTCATCGCGAGGACCCCTATGACCCTCTGGCAATCTTTCCCGAAGCGAAGCTCCAGGAGAAGTACAATTACCTGCCGCCCCCTGAGCGCGAAGTAAAGGTCGAGCGCGAGGCGATGAAAGAGGGCCTCGAATACATGTGGGGCCACCCGACCGAGGAGCTGCAGCACCTGGGGGAGAAGTTCCGACAATTCTACACCGACGACTCCGACGCCCTTCGCTGGATCAACGGAAAGCCTGAACCGCTCCCTCTTCCCCCCGACGAATACAATAACTGGCGCATCATAACCGACCGCTACTACTACGCAGTCCTGGCCCTGTTCGTGATCAGCATCCCCTTCTGGATATCCTTCCGAGACTACAACCGTCTGCTGGTGGTGCTCGTCATTGTCGGCTGGAACGCGGCCCACCTCATCTTCTTCCCCGGGCCGCGCTATCACGCCCCCCTCGTCCCTCTGTTCTCGCTCTTCGCGGCGTACCTGCTGGTGCTGACGCTGCAGGGCCTGTTCAGGCTTTTGCGCCCGGTGGGCCGGAAGCCCGCTCTCGCCTTGCAGCGCCTGTTCGAGCGTCTGCGCTTGACGCGGCGGACGGAGGCCGCTGGGTAG
- a CDS encoding glycosyltransferase family 2 protein — protein MDAGAKGLIIVPAYNEEACLPATLAGLCEVRERFDVVVINDGSTDRTGDIARSAGCRVLDLCFNQGIGGAMQTGFRYALQEGYPVAVQFDSDGQFPPDQIDALAGLVLEDGWDMVIGSRYLQATGYEGGKARRLGNLILSRLCTILSGHKITDSTSGFRAYGRRALELLARYYPPDYPEPEAIVFLARQGLRMREVPVIMRQRQAGSSSIGGFQPLYYMVKVSLALITNALKEQPGLTGGRREGS, from the coding sequence ATGGACGCCGGAGCGAAGGGTCTCATCATAGTCCCCGCCTATAATGAAGAGGCCTGTCTGCCCGCGACCCTCGCCGGGCTCTGCGAGGTGCGCGAGCGGTTCGACGTCGTTGTCATCAACGACGGCTCCACCGACCGCACCGGCGACATCGCCCGCAGCGCGGGCTGCCGCGTCCTCGACCTCTGCTTCAATCAGGGCATCGGCGGCGCGATGCAGACCGGCTTCCGCTATGCGCTGCAAGAGGGGTACCCGGTGGCCGTGCAGTTCGACAGCGACGGCCAGTTCCCGCCCGACCAGATCGATGCGCTGGCCGGACTCGTCCTCGAAGACGGCTGGGATATGGTCATCGGGTCGCGCTACCTGCAGGCGACGGGCTACGAGGGGGGCAAAGCGCGACGGCTGGGCAACCTCATCCTCTCCCGCCTCTGCACCATTCTTAGCGGCCACAAGATCACCGACAGCACGTCCGGCTTTCGCGCCTACGGCCGCCGCGCCCTCGAACTGCTCGCCCGTTACTACCCGCCTGATTACCCGGAGCCGGAGGCCATCGTCTTCCTCGCGCGGCAGGGACTGCGGATGCGCGAGGTGCCCGTCATCATGCGGCAGCGTCAGGCGGGCTCGTCGTCAATCGGCGGGTTCCAGCCGCTCTACTACATGGTCAAGGTCAGCCTCGCCCTGATAACGAATGCCCTCAAAGAGCAACCCGGTCTTACGGGCGGAAGGAGAGAGGGGTCATGA
- a CDS encoding DUF2304 domain-containing protein, whose protein sequence is MRPISIFVILVAALIAVVVVFYIRKWRLREEYSLLWLLLAAAMLVLASFEGITVWIADRLDVSYAPSILFFIGLAFVATMLFHYSLEISRLSDQSRRLAQELSLLRSRLEQEPPRPGLTEAADNTGEGST, encoded by the coding sequence ATGAGACCGATAAGCATCTTCGTGATTCTGGTCGCCGCTTTGATAGCGGTGGTCGTGGTCTTCTACATCCGGAAGTGGCGGCTGCGCGAAGAGTATTCGCTGCTGTGGCTGCTGCTTGCGGCGGCGATGCTCGTCCTTGCCTCCTTCGAGGGGATTACCGTGTGGATCGCCGACCGTCTCGATGTCTCCTACGCTCCCTCGATCCTCTTCTTCATCGGCCTGGCGTTCGTAGCGACGATGCTCTTCCACTATTCGCTGGAGATATCGCGGCTGTCCGATCAGAGCCGCCGCCTGGCGCAGGAGCTGAGCCTTCTGCGGTCGAGGCTGGAGCAGGAGCCGCCGCGCCCGGGCCTGACCGAAGCGGCCGACAACACGGGCGAGGGTTCCACCTAG